A genomic window from Candidatus Kouleothrix ribensis includes:
- the purL gene encoding phosphoribosylformylglycinamidine synthase subunit PurL — protein MAHYLVTVRALHSPSAPDLLYLLDGELDVAAIDLLAAELLHDPVVQQAGCEPLGRLAGLADAVAEVAYRPGVTDSEAESVLIGACRLGLPGLRAVKTLRRYRFADAGAAHAALAELHNPLIQTALVCAPGAGPAARQAFYAGLLHPPAEATPQIARVPLREAGDDELMRISRDGVLSLDLAEMRAIQAYFQREQRAPTDGELETLAQTWSEHCSHKTFKARIQYKNQEPETQNHAQPRAECYRAHAMLASDCEIDSMIGTFLIAATNQVLEQRERQPALGAQLSVLSAFVDNAGILAFGDWHEVSIKVETHNHPSALEPFGGANTGVGGVVRDVLGVSAQPIANTDVLCFGPLDLPDDALSAGVLHPRRVAAGVVAGVRDYGNKLGIPTVNGAVLYDPGYIANPLVFCGTVGLAPRGSNPRNTQPGDTIVVLGGRTGRDGIHGATFSSAELTHTTAEDVGSAVQIGDPITEKNVLDVLLQARDAGLYSAITDCGAGGLSSAVGEMGADCGAAVALDDVRLKYAGLQPWEIWLSEAQERMVLAVPPQHLGRLLALCAGEEVDATVIGQFTGDGRLSVTHQGQTVVDLSMQFLHRGIPQRVLDAVWTAAIEPGARPQEPEASAGAPAEALAGALKALLAHPNIASKEQIVRTYDHEVRGGTVIKPLVGVQCDGPGDAAVLQPLRASHEGLALGCGINPRYGRIDPYWMALACVDEALRNVVAVGGDPRCTAILDNFCWGDPRQPDRLAGLVRAAAGCYDAAVAFGTPFVSGKDSLNNEYRDADGQRTPIPPTLLITALAHVPDLRRAVTMDLKAAGSYVYMVGETRDELGGGHYSHQRLAPGAQPAVPKVDLALAPRLMAALHAAITAGLLRACHDLSEGGLGVAAAEMAFAGELGMALELATLPRPAGLDDDTTLLFAESPTRFLAEVRPANAAAFEAALAGLPCARVGVVTPAPELAIVGVAGSHVLYASVAELKAAWQGTIVV, from the coding sequence ATGGCTCACTATCTTGTCACGGTGCGGGCGCTGCATTCCCCCAGCGCGCCCGATCTGCTTTACCTGCTCGATGGTGAGCTGGATGTCGCCGCTATTGACCTACTCGCAGCCGAGCTGCTGCACGATCCGGTGGTTCAACAGGCCGGCTGCGAACCGCTCGGCCGGCTGGCTGGCCTGGCCGATGCCGTGGCCGAGGTGGCCTACCGGCCTGGTGTGACCGATAGCGAGGCCGAGAGCGTGCTGATCGGCGCGTGCCGCCTGGGCCTGCCTGGGCTGCGGGCCGTGAAGACGCTACGGCGCTACCGCTTCGCCGATGCCGGTGCCGCACACGCCGCGCTTGCCGAGCTGCACAACCCGCTGATCCAGACTGCGCTGGTCTGCGCGCCGGGCGCCGGCCCGGCCGCGCGGCAGGCGTTCTACGCCGGCCTGCTGCATCCGCCGGCCGAGGCCACCCCCCAGATCGCGCGCGTGCCCCTGCGCGAGGCCGGCGACGACGAGCTCATGCGCATCAGCCGCGATGGCGTGCTCTCGCTCGACCTGGCCGAGATGCGGGCGATCCAGGCCTATTTTCAGCGCGAGCAGCGCGCCCCCACCGACGGCGAACTCGAGACACTCGCGCAGACCTGGAGCGAGCACTGTTCGCACAAGACCTTCAAGGCCAGAATACAGTATAAGAATCAAGAACCAGAAACTCAGAACCACGCGCAGCCACGGGCGGAATGCTACCGCGCCCACGCGATGCTCGCGTCGGACTGTGAGATCGATAGCATGATCGGCACGTTCTTGATCGCTGCAACCAACCAGGTGCTCGAGCAGAGGGAGCGTCAGCCGGCGCTTGGCGCTCAGCTCTCAGTCCTCTCGGCGTTCGTCGATAACGCCGGCATCCTGGCGTTCGGCGATTGGCACGAGGTGTCGATTAAGGTCGAGACGCACAACCACCCCTCGGCGCTCGAGCCGTTCGGCGGAGCCAACACCGGCGTGGGCGGTGTGGTGCGCGATGTGCTGGGCGTGTCGGCGCAGCCGATCGCCAACACCGATGTGCTGTGCTTCGGCCCGCTCGATCTGCCCGACGACGCCCTTTCGGCCGGTGTGCTGCACCCGCGCCGTGTGGCCGCCGGCGTAGTGGCGGGCGTGCGCGACTACGGCAACAAGCTGGGGATTCCCACCGTCAACGGCGCGGTGCTGTACGACCCCGGCTATATCGCCAACCCGCTGGTGTTCTGCGGCACCGTTGGCCTGGCGCCGCGCGGCAGCAACCCGCGCAATACCCAGCCCGGCGACACGATCGTGGTGCTGGGCGGGCGCACCGGGCGCGACGGTATCCACGGCGCCACGTTCTCGTCGGCCGAGCTGACCCACACCACCGCCGAGGATGTTGGCAGTGCAGTGCAGATTGGCGACCCGATCACCGAGAAGAATGTGCTCGACGTGCTGCTGCAGGCCCGCGACGCCGGGCTGTACAGTGCGATTACCGACTGCGGCGCGGGTGGGCTGTCGTCGGCAGTTGGCGAGATGGGTGCCGACTGCGGTGCGGCGGTGGCGCTCGATGATGTGCGGCTCAAGTACGCCGGGCTGCAGCCCTGGGAGATCTGGCTCTCGGAGGCGCAGGAGCGCATGGTGCTGGCCGTGCCACCCCAACACCTCGGCCGGCTGCTGGCGCTCTGTGCCGGCGAAGAGGTCGATGCGACTGTGATCGGGCAGTTCACCGGCGATGGCCGGCTAAGTGTGACGCATCAGGGGCAGACGGTAGTCGATCTGTCGATGCAGTTTCTGCACAGGGGCATCCCCCAGCGCGTGCTCGACGCGGTCTGGACGGCCGCTATAGAACCAGGCGCCAGGCCCCAGGAACCTGAAGCGAGCGCCGGTGCTCCCGCCGAGGCACTTGCTGGCGCGCTCAAGGCGTTGCTGGCCCACCCGAACATCGCGTCGAAGGAGCAGATCGTGCGCACCTACGACCACGAGGTGCGCGGCGGCACGGTGATCAAGCCGCTGGTTGGGGTGCAGTGCGACGGCCCAGGCGACGCGGCCGTGCTGCAGCCGCTGCGCGCCTCGCACGAGGGGCTGGCGCTTGGCTGTGGGATCAACCCACGCTACGGCCGGATCGACCCCTACTGGATGGCGCTGGCCTGCGTCGATGAGGCGCTGCGCAATGTCGTGGCTGTGGGTGGCGACCCACGCTGCACCGCGATCCTCGATAACTTCTGCTGGGGCGACCCACGCCAGCCCGATCGGCTGGCCGGGCTGGTGCGCGCGGCGGCCGGCTGCTACGATGCGGCGGTGGCCTTCGGCACGCCGTTCGTCTCGGGCAAAGATTCACTCAACAACGAGTATCGCGATGCCGACGGCCAGCGCACGCCCATCCCACCGACATTGCTGATCACTGCGCTGGCGCACGTGCCCGATCTGCGCCGGGCTGTGACGATGGATCTGAAGGCGGCCGGCAGCTATGTGTATATGGTTGGCGAGACGCGCGACGAGCTGGGGGGCGGCCACTACAGCCACCAGCGCCTGGCGCCTGGCGCTCAGCCTGCGGTTCCGAAGGTTGATCTTGCGCTGGCCCCCCGGCTTATGGCTGCGCTGCACGCGGCGATTACGGCCGGGCTGCTGCGCGCCTGCCACGACCTGAGCGAGGGCGGCCTGGGTGTGGCTGCGGCCGAGATGGCCTTCGCCGGCGAGCTGGGCATGGCGCTAGAGCTGGCGACGCTGCCCCGCCCGGCGGGCCTCGACGACGACACCACCCTGCTGTTCGCCGAGTCGCCCACGCGCTTCCTGGCCGAGGTGCGCCCGGCCAACGCCGCCGCCTTCGAGGCCGCGCTGGCCGGCCTGCCCTGCGCACGTGTCGGTGTCGTCACGCCCGCGCCCGAGCTGGCGATCGTGGGGGTGGCCGGTAGCCATGTGCTGTACGCGAGCGTGGCCGAACTCAAGGCAGCCTGGCAGGGCACAATCGTGGTGTAG
- a CDS encoding SDR family oxidoreductase → MISIAGGSVALVTGGGRGIGRAIALALAEAGAAVVVTGRDAARIAAVRDEIAARGRPALALACDVADSAAVSRAFAEARAALGPVGILVNNAGITASVKFAEMDDATWERIMCVNVAGPFYCCRAAVPDMIEQRWGRIINIASYAGLSGIAYSAAYSASKHALIGLTRSLALELGRYGITANALCPGWVETDMVHTAVANIVDKTGRSADDARTGLLALAGQPRMLTPDDVAAAALRLLEPDGAAVNGQAILIE, encoded by the coding sequence ATGATCAGCATAGCAGGCGGAAGCGTCGCGCTGGTGACTGGCGGCGGGCGTGGGATCGGGCGCGCAATCGCGCTGGCGCTGGCCGAGGCCGGTGCGGCGGTGGTTGTGACCGGCCGTGACGCTGCGCGTATCGCGGCGGTGCGCGACGAGATCGCCGCGCGCGGGCGCCCGGCGCTGGCGCTGGCGTGCGATGTCGCCGACTCGGCTGCGGTTAGCCGGGCCTTCGCCGAGGCGCGCGCCGCGCTTGGCCCGGTCGGCATCCTGGTGAACAACGCCGGTATCACTGCCAGCGTTAAGTTTGCCGAGATGGACGACGCCACCTGGGAGCGGATCATGTGCGTGAATGTGGCCGGCCCATTCTACTGCTGCCGCGCCGCCGTGCCCGATATGATCGAGCAGCGCTGGGGCCGGATCATTAACATCGCCTCGTACGCCGGCCTCAGCGGGATTGCCTACTCGGCGGCCTACAGCGCCTCGAAGCACGCGCTGATCGGCCTGACGCGCTCGCTGGCGCTCGAGCTTGGGCGCTACGGCATCACGGCCAACGCCCTCTGCCCCGGCTGGGTCGAGACCGATATGGTGCATACGGCGGTGGCGAATATCGTCGACAAGACCGGGCGCAGCGCCGATGATGCGCGCACCGGCCTGCTGGCACTGGCCGGCCAGCCGCGCATGCTCACGCCCGACGACGTGGCCGCCGCCGCGCTGCGTCTGCTCGAGCCTGACGGTGCGGCGGTCAACGGTCAGGCGATTCTGATCGAGTAA
- a CDS encoding serine/threonine-protein kinase PknK, which yields MIEERLAQVVKGYELREVLGEGGYGVVYRAYQPQVGREVAVKIILPQYANHPEFIRRFESEAQLVARLEHPYIVPLYDYWREPDGAFLVMRWLRGGSLYEALQRGPLAAAALGRLIEQIGGALTVAHRRGVVHRDLKPANILLDEDGNAYLADFGIAKDLGKQVSPYQTDQTSVVGSPAYLAPEQVKAEAITPQTDIYSLGVMLYEILTGQLPFQAPTPIALMFKHINEPMPALGQMRPDLPAAVNVVIQRATAKQPAARYADVATMLAELRQALGLAAGSAMAAVDGGAYATPAPGTVTGTGSGRRTTYETGLIELRPLAPPSDPGLYANPYKGLRAFQEADAADFFGREALVETLLERLREPGPFARFLAVVGPSGSGKSSVVRAGLVPALKRGALPGSANWFVLELFPSADPLGALAQALLRIAVNPPNDLVGPLGLDAQGLVRVVDQVVPGGDETEVVLVIDQFEELFTLVADEAVRAHVLDT from the coding sequence ATGATCGAGGAACGACTGGCGCAGGTAGTCAAGGGCTACGAGCTGCGGGAGGTGCTGGGCGAGGGCGGGTATGGGGTGGTCTACCGGGCGTACCAGCCGCAGGTCGGCCGCGAGGTGGCGGTCAAGATCATCCTGCCGCAGTACGCCAACCACCCCGAGTTCATCCGCCGCTTCGAGTCCGAGGCCCAGCTGGTCGCGCGGCTCGAGCACCCCTACATCGTGCCGCTCTACGACTACTGGCGCGAGCCGGATGGCGCGTTTCTGGTGATGCGCTGGCTGCGCGGCGGCAGCCTGTACGAGGCCCTGCAGCGCGGGCCGCTGGCGGCGGCGGCGCTGGGGCGGCTGATCGAGCAGATCGGCGGGGCGCTGACAGTGGCGCACCGGCGCGGGGTGGTGCATCGCGACCTCAAGCCGGCCAATATTCTGCTGGACGAGGACGGCAACGCGTACCTGGCCGACTTCGGCATCGCGAAAGACCTGGGCAAGCAGGTGTCGCCGTACCAGACCGACCAGACCAGCGTGGTGGGCAGCCCGGCCTACCTGGCGCCCGAGCAGGTCAAGGCCGAGGCGATCACGCCGCAGACCGACATCTACAGCCTGGGGGTGATGCTGTACGAGATCCTGACCGGGCAGCTGCCGTTTCAGGCGCCGACGCCGATCGCGCTGATGTTCAAGCACATCAACGAGCCGATGCCGGCGCTGGGGCAGATGCGGCCGGATCTGCCGGCGGCGGTGAATGTGGTGATCCAGCGGGCGACGGCCAAGCAGCCGGCCGCGCGCTATGCCGATGTCGCCACCATGCTCGCCGAACTGCGCCAGGCCCTGGGGCTGGCGGCGGGTAGCGCCATGGCCGCGGTCGACGGCGGCGCCTACGCCACGCCGGCACCGGGGACGGTCACCGGCACCGGCAGCGGGCGGCGGACGACCTACGAGACGGGGCTGATCGAGCTGCGGCCGCTGGCGCCCCCCAGCGACCCTGGGCTGTACGCCAACCCCTACAAGGGCTTGCGCGCCTTCCAGGAGGCCGACGCCGCCGACTTCTTCGGCCGCGAGGCGCTGGTCGAGACCCTGCTCGAGCGCCTGCGCGAGCCCGGCCCGTTCGCGCGCTTCCTGGCGGTGGTCGGCCCCTCCGGCTCGGGCAAGTCGAGCGTGGTGCGCGCCGGGCTGGTGCCGGCGCTCAAGCGCGGCGCGCTGCCCGGCTCGGCCAACTGGTTCGTGCTCGAGCTGTTTCCGAGCGCCGACCCGCTGGGCGCGCTGGCGCAGGCGCTGCTGCGGATCGCCGTGAACCCGCCCAACGACCTGGTCGGGCCGCTGGGGCTGGACGCGCAGGGGCTGGTGCGGGTGGTCGATCAGGTGGTGCCAGGCGGCGACGAGACCGAGGTGGTGCTGGTGATCGACCAGTTCGAGGAGCTGTTCACGCTGGTGGCGGACGAAGCGGTGCGGGCGCACGTGCTCGACACCTGA
- a CDS encoding serine/threonine-protein kinase PknK, with product MPLYDYWREPDGAFLVMRWLRGGSLYEALQRGPLAAAALGRLIEQIGGALTVAHRRGVVHRDLKPANILLDEDGNAYLADFGIAKDLGKQVSPYQTDQTSVVGSPAYLAPEQVKAEAITPQTDIYSLGVMLYEILTGQLPFQAPTPIALMFKHINEPMPALGQMRPDLPAAVNAVIQRATAKQPAARYADVATMLAELRQSLGYTPDLITRAVGAPAAPSERTPSGRRTTYETGLIELRPLAPPSDPGLYANPYKGLRAFQEADAADFFGREALVETLLERLREPGPFARFLAVVGPSGSGKSSVVRAGLVPALKRGALPGSANWFVLELFPSADPLGALAQALLRIAVNPPNDLVGPLGLDAQGLVRVVDQVVPGGDETEVVLVIDQFEELFTLVADEAVRAHVLQLLITAVTDPYSRVRVLVTLRADFYDRPLGYSGFSALMRKRTEVVVPLSGEELRAAIVRPAERAGLRVDPELVEAIVSDVGEQPGALPLLQYALTEVVERRQGRVLTLTPYEASGGGGGVGAAGRGAVQRAGWGGAGGDAAAVLAAGDAGGRGRGHAAAGAADGGAGGGGGGQGCWMG from the coding sequence GTGCCGCTCTACGACTACTGGCGCGAGCCGGATGGCGCGTTTCTGGTGATGCGCTGGCTGCGCGGCGGCAGCCTGTACGAGGCCCTGCAGCGCGGGCCGCTGGCGGCGGCGGCGCTGGGGCGGCTGATCGAGCAGATCGGCGGGGCGCTGACAGTGGCGCACCGGCGCGGGGTGGTGCATCGCGACCTCAAGCCGGCCAATATTCTGCTGGACGAGGACGGCAACGCGTACCTGGCCGACTTCGGCATCGCGAAAGACCTGGGCAAGCAGGTGTCGCCGTACCAGACCGACCAGACCAGCGTGGTGGGCAGCCCGGCCTACCTGGCGCCCGAGCAGGTCAAGGCCGAGGCGATCACGCCGCAGACCGACATCTACAGCCTGGGGGTGATGCTGTACGAGATCCTGACCGGGCAGCTGCCGTTTCAGGCGCCGACGCCGATCGCGCTGATGTTCAAGCACATCAACGAGCCGATGCCGGCGCTGGGGCAGATGCGGCCGGATCTGCCGGCGGCGGTGAATGCGGTGATCCAGCGGGCGACGGCCAAGCAGCCGGCCGCGCGCTATGCCGATGTCGCCACCATGCTCGCCGAACTGCGCCAATCGCTCGGCTACACACCCGATCTTATCACGCGTGCGGTTGGCGCCCCGGCTGCCCCCTCGGAACGTACACCAAGCGGGCGGCGGACGACCTACGAGACAGGGCTGATCGAGCTGCGGCCGCTGGCGCCCCCCAGCGACCCTGGGCTGTACGCCAACCCCTACAAGGGCTTGCGCGCCTTCCAGGAGGCCGACGCCGCCGACTTCTTCGGCCGCGAGGCGCTGGTCGAGACCCTGCTCGAGCGCCTGCGCGAGCCCGGCCCGTTCGCGCGCTTCCTGGCGGTGGTCGGCCCCTCCGGCTCGGGCAAGTCGAGCGTGGTGCGCGCCGGGCTGGTGCCGGCGCTCAAGCGCGGCGCGCTGCCCGGCTCGGCCAACTGGTTCGTGCTCGAGCTGTTTCCGAGCGCCGACCCGCTGGGCGCGCTGGCGCAGGCGCTGCTGCGGATCGCCGTGAACCCGCCCAACGACCTGGTCGGGCCGCTGGGGCTGGACGCGCAGGGGCTGGTGCGGGTGGTCGATCAGGTGGTGCCAGGCGGCGACGAGACCGAGGTGGTGCTGGTGATCGACCAGTTCGAGGAGCTGTTCACGCTGGTGGCGGACGAAGCGGTGCGGGCGCACGTGCTGCAGCTGCTGATCACGGCGGTGACCGACCCGTACAGCCGGGTGCGGGTGCTGGTGACGCTGCGGGCCGACTTCTACGACCGGCCGCTGGGGTATAGCGGGTTCAGCGCGCTGATGCGCAAGCGGACGGAAGTGGTGGTGCCGCTGAGCGGGGAGGAGCTGCGGGCGGCGATAGTGCGGCCGGCGGAGCGGGCGGGGCTGCGGGTCGATCCGGAGCTGGTGGAAGCGATCGTGAGCGATGTGGGCGAGCAGCCGGGGGCGCTGCCGCTGCTGCAGTATGCGCTGACGGAGGTGGTGGAGCGGCGGCAGGGGCGGGTGCTGACGCTGACGCCGTACGAGGCGAGCGGGGGTGGTGGGGGCGTTGGGGCGGCGGGCCGAGGAGCTGTACAGCGGGCTGGATGGGGCGGCGCAGGAGGTGACGCGGCAGCTGTTCTTGCGGCTGGTGACGCTGGGGGAAGGGGTAGAGGACACGCGGCGGCGGGTGCGGCGGACGGAGGTGCAGGCGGCGGGGGGGGGGGGCAGGGGTGCTGGATGGGGTGA
- a CDS encoding PD40 domain-containing protein, with product MAFRYMLGAGLALALAACGTVGPQPQTVSPAITAAPPATAAPATAVPPATAAPPATAAPATAAPPATAAPATAAPAGAPGAELLFLRGGTLIALSLGTRAERRLADKVLDFAATPGGDLIALVRDLGKSGDDAGHDLWLIGRDGTGLRRLTTNGFERIEATPAWSPEGQALAYASADTSDPYERSWMEWSAWCAASEIHVLDLASGADQSFGGGCDPAISPDGKRIAYATPPSVRYEGANAPNAGNSIRLINRQGQNGWNFAQASAAPDAPAARRGLLVYAPAWSPDGKQLVYHRFLGYQALVDISMSEIGGSLEGQGRPLSSGAGWQLPARFAPDSRTLAIVENNFSDARGFGGYDDWSAVAIRLEGTRELALPEGPISAVGQLAGDLPRAQAAAWAPGGQTLAVLLPPGWSPTAAQNEPYGHAGEPGEIWRWQPGQPPTERLAEQVDFASPLVWLP from the coding sequence ATGGCATTCCGATATATGCTAGGCGCCGGGCTGGCGTTGGCCCTGGCAGCTTGCGGCACGGTCGGCCCACAACCGCAAACGGTCAGCCCCGCGATTACGGCCGCGCCACCGGCCACAGCTGCACCAGCCACGGCTGTACCACCAGCCACGGCCGCGCCACCAGCCACAGCCGCGCCAGCCACGGCCGCGCCACCAGCCACAGCCGCGCCAGCCACGGCCGCGCCGGCCGGCGCGCCAGGCGCCGAGCTGCTGTTTCTACGCGGCGGCACGCTGATCGCGCTCAGCCTGGGCACCCGCGCCGAACGCCGGCTCGCCGACAAGGTGCTCGACTTCGCTGCTACGCCTGGCGGCGACCTGATTGCGCTGGTGCGCGACCTGGGGAAGAGTGGCGACGACGCCGGGCACGACCTGTGGCTGATCGGGCGCGACGGCACCGGGCTGCGCAGGCTCACGACCAACGGCTTCGAGCGGATCGAAGCGACACCTGCCTGGTCGCCTGAGGGCCAGGCGCTGGCGTATGCCTCGGCCGACACCAGCGACCCATACGAGCGCAGCTGGATGGAGTGGTCGGCCTGGTGCGCCGCCAGCGAGATCCATGTGCTCGATCTGGCCAGTGGCGCCGACCAGAGCTTCGGCGGCGGATGCGACCCGGCGATCTCGCCTGACGGCAAGCGCATCGCCTATGCCACGCCGCCAAGCGTGCGCTACGAGGGCGCGAACGCACCGAATGCCGGCAACAGCATCCGCCTGATCAATCGCCAGGGCCAGAACGGCTGGAATTTCGCCCAGGCCAGCGCCGCGCCCGATGCACCGGCCGCCAGGCGCGGCCTGCTGGTGTACGCGCCGGCCTGGTCGCCCGACGGCAAACAGCTGGTCTATCATCGCTTCCTGGGCTACCAGGCGCTGGTCGACATCAGCATGAGCGAGATCGGCGGCTCGCTCGAGGGCCAGGGCCGGCCGCTCAGCAGCGGCGCCGGCTGGCAGCTGCCGGCACGCTTCGCCCCCGACAGCCGCACGCTGGCGATTGTCGAGAACAACTTCAGCGATGCACGCGGCTTCGGCGGCTACGACGACTGGTCGGCCGTGGCGATCAGGCTCGAGGGCACGCGCGAGTTGGCTTTGCCCGAAGGCCCGATCAGCGCAGTGGGCCAGCTTGCCGGCGACCTGCCGCGCGCCCAGGCCGCCGCCTGGGCACCGGGCGGCCAGACACTGGCCGTGCTGCTGCCGCCCGGCTGGAGCCCGACAGCCGCGCAGAACGAGCCGTACGGCCACGCGGGCGAGCCTGGCGAGATCTGGCGCTGGCAGCCAGGCCAGCCACCCACCGAGCGACTGGCCGAGCAGGTCGATTTCGCCTCGCCGCTGGTGTGGCTACCGTAG
- the sixA gene encoding phosphohistidine phosphatase SixA, producing the protein MELYFLRHGVAAEAAPEGGGDADRRLTKDGIIKMKAAARGMRRLGLKIDVLLSSPLARAHETAQIVARELGAELQLSDALAPGCDLTRLLDLLGEHRIAERVMFVGHEPDFSTLISVLTGGGQVQLKKGSLARVDIEVLEAGTGVLAWLLAPRVLRALE; encoded by the coding sequence ATGGAACTGTACTTTTTGCGCCATGGGGTCGCGGCCGAGGCCGCCCCCGAGGGTGGCGGTGACGCCGATCGGCGGCTCACAAAAGATGGCATTATCAAGATGAAGGCGGCCGCGCGCGGCATGCGCCGGCTCGGGCTGAAGATCGACGTGCTGCTGTCGAGCCCGCTGGCGCGTGCGCACGAGACGGCCCAGATCGTGGCGCGCGAGCTAGGCGCCGAGCTACAGCTCAGCGACGCGCTTGCGCCGGGGTGCGACCTGACGCGGCTGCTCGATCTGCTGGGCGAACACCGTATTGCCGAGCGGGTGATGTTCGTTGGCCACGAGCCTGATTTCAGCACGCTGATCAGCGTGCTCACGGGCGGCGGCCAGGTGCAGCTGAAGAAGGGCAGCCTGGCGCGTGTCGATATCGAGGTGCTCGAAGCCGGCACCGGCGTGCTGGCCTGGCTGCTGGCGCCGCGCGTGCTGCGCGCGCTCGAGTAG
- the guaA gene encoding glutamine-hydrolyzing GMP synthase, with amino-acid sequence MTHSSIPVLDFGGQTAQLLVRRVRELGVYSELLPHDTPEDAVRRLNPRGLILSGGWASVYEPGAPQLPGWLVDAGLPVLGVCYGMQLQSHALGGRVAPPAEREFGPATIEILGEHTLFGNTPREQLVWMSHGDRLEALPPGFHTLARSANSPFAAMGDDARRWYGIQFHPEVIHTRFGRELLRNFVYAVCGCTSDWQAAGFVAEAIERIRAQVGAARVICALSGGVDSAVAALLIHRAVGDQLTCVFVDNGLLRLGEAAQVVDTFREHLHVPLVAIDAAEEFLAALEGVADPERKRKIIGEKFVRIFEREAARLGDARFLAQGTLYPDVIESKAPDRQKGVTIKTHHNVGGLPADMQLSLVEPLRYLFKDEVRAAGLELGLPEDWVWRHPFPGPGLAVRVLGPVSWARLETLRKADAIFIGELRAAGLYRATQQAFVVLLPIQSVGVMGDGRTYADVVALRAVTTEDYMTADWARLPEDLLARVSSRIVNEVPGVNRVVYDISSKPPSTIEWE; translated from the coding sequence ATGACACATTCCTCGATCCCCGTGCTCGACTTCGGCGGGCAAACCGCGCAGCTGCTGGTGCGGCGCGTGCGCGAGCTGGGCGTGTATAGCGAGCTGCTGCCGCACGACACGCCTGAAGACGCTGTGCGCAGGCTTAACCCGCGCGGCCTGATCCTCTCGGGCGGCTGGGCCAGCGTGTACGAGCCGGGCGCGCCCCAACTGCCCGGCTGGCTGGTCGATGCCGGCCTGCCGGTGCTGGGCGTGTGCTACGGCATGCAGCTGCAGAGCCACGCGCTGGGCGGCAGGGTCGCGCCGCCGGCCGAGCGCGAGTTCGGCCCGGCCACGATCGAGATCCTCGGCGAGCATACGCTGTTCGGCAATACACCGCGCGAGCAGCTGGTGTGGATGAGCCACGGCGACCGGCTCGAGGCGCTGCCGCCCGGCTTCCACACGCTCGCGCGCAGCGCCAACTCGCCCTTCGCGGCTATGGGCGACGATGCGCGCCGCTGGTACGGCATCCAGTTCCACCCCGAGGTGATCCACACGCGCTTTGGGCGCGAGCTGCTGCGCAACTTCGTGTACGCGGTGTGCGGCTGCACCAGCGATTGGCAGGCCGCCGGGTTTGTAGCCGAGGCGATCGAGCGCATCCGCGCGCAGGTCGGCGCCGCCAGGGTGATCTGCGCGCTCTCGGGCGGCGTCGACTCGGCCGTGGCGGCGCTGCTGATCCACCGCGCCGTGGGCGACCAGCTCACCTGCGTGTTTGTCGACAACGGCCTGCTGCGGCTCGGCGAGGCCGCCCAGGTGGTCGACACCTTCCGCGAGCACTTGCATGTGCCGCTGGTGGCGATCGATGCCGCCGAGGAGTTCCTGGCCGCGCTCGAGGGCGTGGCCGACCCCGAGCGCAAACGCAAGATCATTGGCGAAAAGTTCGTGCGCATCTTCGAGCGCGAGGCCGCGCGGCTCGGCGATGCGCGCTTCCTGGCCCAGGGCACGCTCTACCCCGACGTGATCGAAAGCAAGGCGCCCGACCGCCAGAAGGGCGTGACGATCAAGACGCACCATAACGTTGGTGGGCTACCAGCCGACATGCAGCTCAGCCTGGTCGAGCCGCTGCGCTACCTGTTCAAGGATGAAGTGCGCGCGGCCGGGCTCGAGCTAGGCTTGCCCGAAGATTGGGTCTGGCGCCACCCATTCCCCGGCCCCGGCCTGGCCGTGCGTGTGCTCGGCCCGGTCAGCTGGGCACGGCTCGAGACGCTGCGCAAGGCCGACGCGATCTTCATCGGCGAGCTGCGCGCGGCCGGGCTGTACCGCGCCACGCAGCAGGCCTTCGTTGTGCTGCTGCCGATCCAGAGCGTGGGTGTAATGGGCGACGGCCGCACGTACGCCGATGTGGTCGCGCTGCGTGCGGTGACCACCGAGGACTACATGACCGCCGACTGGGCGCGCCTACCCGAAGATCTGCTCGCGCGCGTCAGCAGCCGGATCGTCAACGAAGTACCTGGCGTCAACCGCGTGGTGTACGATATCTCGAGCAAGCCGCCCTCCACGATCGAGTGGGAGTAG